The following nucleotide sequence is from Cercospora beticola chromosome 2, complete sequence.
CTTATGATTGAACCTCAACTTCCGATCCATGGCATCGATCCTCCTGATATCCTCTTCACTCAACTCAAATTCCACACTGCGCATGttctcttcttgttcttctacAATGGTACTCTTTGGAATCACACAACGACCTTTGCAGATTCCCCAGTTCAAAGCGACCTGCGCAGCAGATCTTCCATAGTTATTGCCAATATCCTGCAGAATCGGGTCTTGCAACAACTTCGGCATATTCTGTCCGTGCTTATAGAACGTATTCTGGTTGGCGAAAGGACTGAACTGGATGAGCTGAATATTGTGCTGTTTGTGCCAAGCGGTGAAGTCGTGTTGGGCGAGATAGGGATGGAGCTCCATTTGGTGGACAGCAGGGACCTTCGCTCTGTGTCAGCAAAACCTGACAATTCATTCTCGCTGGCCAATCTTACGACGTTGCCCTTCTCCAACACATTCTCCATCTCACCTCGACTGAAATTCGACATGCCAATCGCTTTCACTTTCCCTGTACCCAAGAGTTTCTCCATCGCCAGCCAAGCATCAATATAAGTCGTTTCACCCATGAGCATTTCTCCCGAAGCATCCTCGCGAGGAAACCTGGCTTTCCCGCGTTTGAAAGTCGCAGGATAATGCATAAGGAATAAATCTACATAGTCTGTTCGCAAGTCTTCGAGAGACTCATCAAGTGCTGGCTCAACATCGTCGGGATGATGTGAGTTGGACCAGAGTTTAGTCGTTAGAAATATTTCTTCACGTTTTATGCCACTTTTGCGAATTCCGGCGCCGACTTGCTTTTCGGTGTCGTAGCTGGTTATCTGTTAGCGGAGATTAAGTTGGCGAGGAATGGTGGATAGAGTAGTACACTCTGGCTGTGTCAATATGCCGATAGCCTAGTTTCAGAGCACTTGCCACAGCGTCTTCCTGCTGTTCGGGATCTTGAAATGTGCCTAGACCGATGCATGGGATTTCTGCGCCAGTGTTGAGCTTGAATGTTTTGACGTGATATTGAGAAGATTGTGAAAGACGCCAGATGCCTGGAAATCGCTTGCTGATGGCGCGAGAAGCAGATCTACTGTGAGTGAGCATGTCCAAGGTTACAAATAGTCTGTTCGTAGGGAATGCAGTGATGTGCTGCCGTCAAGAGGCATGAGGAAGACCTTGACGACCTCGGCCAGCTTATCACACGCATTGCGTGAGGAGGTGCTGCTTTCAGCTTCGTCGTTGGACAGCACATGGCACatgcagctctgcagcagcagcagtcgttcGTAGCCCCACGATACCCACCAGTCTCCAGATTCAATCGCCGAGCCGATATTGCTGGGGGAGGTACATAGCTTCGGCTTGCCATTTCTGTCCGCCCGTCATCCCATATTCTTTCTGGTCGTTTGTCCACTCTCTAACAAAATAACCTCAAAGCCATCATGTCCCAACTCCTCGCAGGCAAGGTCGCAGCCATAACCGGAGGCGTCACAGGAATCGGTCgagccatcgccatcgaatTTCTCAGACAAGGTGCTTCCGTCACAGTCAACCATCTCGGCGATGCATCCTCCCAACAGCACTTCGAAAGCCTGCAGCAAGAAGTCCCAGATAAATCGAAACTGCTAGGCATATCCGGTGATATTGGCCTCAAGGAAACCGGCACGACACTCGTAAACGCCACAGTCGAAAAATTCGGCCAACTAAACATCTTCGTCGCAAACGCCGGAGTCAGTCAATTTCGCGACTTCCTAACGTAAGTCAATCAATCAACCCTTCAACCACCACCTACAATCCCCATCCCCTTCCTTCCGCTGACGCTCCTTCCAGCCTCGACGAAGAAACCCTCTCCTCCCACCTCCACACCAACATCCTTGGCACATTCCTCTCCACCCAAGCCGCCGCAAACCAAATGGTACAACAGAACACGGGCGGAAGTATAATCGGAATCTCCTCAATTTCCGCCCACCTCGGTGGAGCCCAACAAGTCCATTACACACCCACCAAAGCCGCAGTATTAAGTATGATGCAATCGCAAGCCTGTGCTTTAGGGAAATTCGGTATACGCTGTAATGCTCTTCTTCCCGGGACGACGAGAACGCAATTAGCTGCGGGCGACCTTGCAAATGCGGAGAAATTGAAGTATCTTGAGAATCGAACGCCGTTGGGAAGGGTCGCGGAGCCGGAGGATATGGCGGGGACGGCGGTGTTTCTGGCTAGTGATTTGAGTAAGTTCGTTAGTGGAGCGCAAGTTACGGTGGATGGGGGTTTGTCAATATCACTGCAATAGGAGCATCATCTGAGTGGCAGTGGGCAAGCTTGGAACGTAAAGCTTGAAAAGTGCTGAGATTTTGTGCCTGGTTGAATCTGTATTGCCCAGGACTTTGCATGTCCAACCATCGCCATGCCAGAACGCTAGACTTTTATGAAAAGTTGATTTGTTACAGTCGTTTCTCCGCTCGTTAACCCTCGTTTGTCAACGCGTCACTTTGATAGAACGTCGCCATTCGGTCCTTCTTCACATCGCGACTCGCAGCCTTGGCTCGGAGCGCAGCCCGGATGTCTTCCACGCTTCGGCTCTCCAGTGCCTTGAACTCCATGTTGCTCATTGGCCAGAGTGGTCTCGATTGTGCGCTCTGCATCCATTGTGTGGTGTCGTTTGGTGGCGGCAGAGCAGTCAAAGCATCGATATCGTTGGCCAGCTCGTGGCAGAAGGAGTCCAGAGGCAAGTCGTTCACATCCATGCCAAAAGGATTTTCCAGCTCGCGACCAATTTGTGCAAGTCCGAGAATGATGTAGCCGGCGATGATAGTTGCTGGAATCGCGACCCACTCGAGCTTGTTCGCAAGCTGGAACGGCAACATGAGGACATACGCCCATGTGATCTGTGCAATGGAAATGCTGTATGCTACTGGGAGTGGCGTGTTGACAACGCGCTCGCAGCCAGCCAGGACGTCACTAAGGTTGAACAGCTGTGTTATCGCTTGCGACTGGAGACCTCCGATGGTGAGTGTGCCGTTGTGAATAGTACTCTCGACGTATGCAGACAAATAGGTGAGGATCTCCAGAGGTGTGTTGCCCAGATTGTCCTTGGAGCGCTTGATAAGCTTTCGTGGATTTGACTCGGCCATGGGGACACCTAGGAACTGGCCAGCTGACTTCAGTTTCGACATACGGCGCTGATGCAGCATGGTCTGATCGGCGTCTGCGGCAAGCACATGAAGACTGCCCACAAGAGGCCCGAGATCGGGATAGTCGATGGAGGGTTCGAATCGCAAACGATGCTTCAGAGCAACGGCAAAGGCGTTGATGAGCTGGAGGGCGGAGACCTTGGCTAGGAGATCATATTTCCCGAGCTCTTCGGATTGTGCGTGTCGTCTGTGACACGGTCAGTGGTTGCAACAACCTAGCGCCACAAAAAACATACTCAGACGTGTGCACCCAGATCAATCGCGCCAAGCTACGACCGTTGAGCATGAGCTGCGCCCAGTACTTGCGACCCTCGATGAATCTCTCGTACGCAGTGGTAGAGCGGAACGAAAGCGCCAAACCGACCACAAAACCCAGGACGGTCAGGAGAACCGAATCGACGGCGAGAGTATGGACCAGCTGGTGGATGCATGTAATCAGACTTGCCCAAGCTGCCAGGAAGGTGAGAGGCAGAATCATCTTTGGCGCGATCGAGCCATGCAAGCGCATGAACTGCGGCCATTTCGAGTGCCGGTTGATATCGCGCGGACCTCGAAAGTAGTCCTCAATGTCGACCGAGTGGTAGGTAGGTACGTGGTACATGGGCTGTGGCACGAAGCCCTCCTCGACTTGGtgggcggtggaggagcCATGGGAGGATGTCGGAATACTACCCTCCTTCGGGGCTCCCTTCTCGACGTTCACAGTCGGTTCTGTCTTTGCAGCCATGTCGACAGCGGCAGTGGTGTTGTTTGTGGCCATGATGTTGGTCGGATGATCGGATGAGGATGGAAACTGCTGCTGATGGGTCGCGAGCGATGATCGCGCGTATTCGTGATTACTGTGTTCTGCGGAGTTACTACCAGAGGACTGCACAGGAATTCATACTCGTAGGTATGGACAGACTGTGAATGTGAGAAAGGTGAAGATGGTGGGTCAGAGAAGGGGCAAGAAGTTAGAAGTGAGATTGTATACATGTATAGAAGAAGCGCAGGCCATGCCCGCCGAACGCCGACGATCGCTGGTGCGACGTGCACCTTCGCGCCTGCACTTTTGCGCGCGCGCACAACGCTGTTTCATGATCGGTGCGCGGTTGGGGCGAGGAAGGCGCATTCCTCGTCTTGAGTCGACGTGTCGGCCTCCTAGCGCGGCCAAGCGAAACATCCCTGTCGTCCCCGAGCGGCCCGCCTGCCAAAAAAGATTCGAACCTCGTGTCTGGTCAACACAAAGCACTTTCATCGTCCGTCAACACCGCAACAAAGAACGCTGTCACGCCGCTCCTGCGTCGCGCATCGCTGCAGGCCGTCGCGAAGTACTCTGGTGGCGCTCCACGCTTCACCCCAAATGCCGCGGGACCTGCATACTTGACACATCGGGCGCTCTTGGCAGCATACGAATAGCTCTTGTTGGCTTGTTGGGAGCCCCTGTTCGCAAGTCAAACTTCACGTCTGGCGAAAGAGCGGCAAATTGATCTACGCCGACCGCCACATCACCGCTCCCCGTGCAAGATCTCAATTTAGACACGCACCATCGACGAGGCCAGATCTGGAGCGACCTCCATAGCATGGCAAGAATGGTCCACACGCGTTGGGGCGGCGAGACCTCTACACATGGACTGCGTGGCAGTACTTGCCCTTTGCATTGAGATCTGACCATGCAGTGCGCAATAAACAACGTCCGGCCACTTACTGCCCATGCTTTTGCGTCAGGCGCAGCAGCGGGACCGCGTGTTGCGCATGGACTTCTCAAGTGCAAGTCCACACGAGGCAGTAGTCACGATGCTCATTCGAGGCGCTCACAACCCtacatcaacagcaagccATTTGATGATGAGGCATTAGAGCAATTTGAGGCCTTGTAACAGTGAGTTCAAGAACTTATAACAAGGGCTGAAGATCACAAAGTACAGTTGAGAAGAGTGACAGGAAGTGCGttcaatgcaatgcaatATTATTCGATTAAGTGGCAGAATAGCTCTGTGATCTCGAGCTGAGGAACACTATGGCCGAGGAATCTCCTTACTCTCGGATCTCTCCCTCCTCAAGCTCTTCGTGCTTGCGCTTCGTCGACTCCGgccgcttcttcgagattcCGGCCAACGTAGCCATGAAAGGCGTTAGTGGTGGCTCTGTCTCTCCCTTGACCACACCGGATCGAGCAGCAGAGGCGGTCCTCGAAGGCATCATTCGTGGACGAGCATTGCTCGGCAGTGAGCTCTCCGATCGCGTCGACTCTCCTTGCTGCGACTGGCACTTTGGGCGCTTCGCTTCTCGAAGGGTGCTGATCTGGAGCGGTGTTCTGTCATAGATTGTGGGATCGAACCATCGCGTCTTGCTCTTGAATGTGAACTTCGGCTTGTTCACATCGACTGGATCCCATGGCGCCGACTGGTCGGGGTTAACGAGAGTAGGGTCGGCCTGTCTCTTCTCCACCAAGTGGTTCCTCAGCCTCTGTGTGAGACTTTCTCTCTGTGTCACAGAGGCACTGTTCGGGAACCACGATGGTACAAGCGGCTTCAGTCCATTCCTGACACGTCGATCGTTGAGAATGAACTCGAGTCGAATAGCCGTGTGGGTTCCGGAGATCTTCGACCAGCTTTCGACAGCCACGCAACACCTGTTGCGGAGCAACTGCTCCGTCAGCTCGTCGTCAGCATCGCGATTGCGGTTCGCTCTCTCCACAATCTCACTGGAGTCGAATTTCTCCAGAAGCTGTAGCAGGTTGCCCCAGGCTATGTTCTTCGATTCGCCGCTCAGGATCTGCTCACTAGTCAGATTCACGCGTTGAGCGACTTGCTGCAACCATGCTTGCTTCAGCTCACCTGGCTTGTTGCCATGCTTGACGTTCCTTGGTGACGAGGACATTGTTGAGTATGTTTTTTGTTACTTTCGGGTTGTTGAAAGATGTTGTTATTGATCTTGACCAGCAAGATTGCAAGTTCCAGTTGTCTCGTGAGAATGTTTGAGTGTGTGTTGATGTCCTGAAACCATACCGGGCATGTGGGGGCAATATATATCACACAAtgtccttctcttcctgATGCATTGTTTGACCAGACAAAGAGTACAAGCACATTGTGCATCCAGCGAATAAAGACATCAGTCTTTGTCCCGCAACACCATTGTTTTTGCGTTCGGCTTTGTCAGGAGAGTCTCCCACAACGGAAACCGAATGGAAGAATGGCAGAGCCTTCTTCCCCAACAAGCAGTAGCGATGCCAATCGACATCCAGTGACAGTACATGCGGAAGGCTTCTGGATTGATATGCGGCATTCTCTGGAACAGTGGGTGAATGGGGTGTGTGAGGTTTGGATCTCGCATATTGCTAGAGTCGAGTTACTTCCTTTCGGGAAAAGCATCCGGGGCTGTCGTGCAGTCAGTAAGCCACTCCAGTGGACAATGTATTCTCTTACCTCGAGTGTATTAGATATGAGATTGGACCGGGTTCGAATATGTGTATAGAATGTTTCTGTGATGCGTATAGATGGAATCAAAAGAGTGTGTTGGAGGTGTAGCACTTAGAAGGAAGGGGAAGCATGCAGTGGTTGCATATATACCTGATTAATCTTGATAAAGTCAGTGGCTTAGGAGGTGTCTTCCAGCCTCTGGTAGTGCTCGTCGAAGAACAAAGAGGTAATATCGGATCGTGAAGACAACTATCTCGTGGGAGACACATCTATCAAGCTGTGGAGATTAAATTCTTATGCTGTGAGACAGTCAATACCGACAGTCTGAGGGTTACTCTGCTCAGACTTGGTGGAAAACCTAGCATCGGTCGCCTAGCTGACTATTGAGCATCATCTACCAAATGCCATTCCAGAATCTGTAGATACGCATTTTGTCAGAGTAACATTCGTGACATGTTCTGCTCTTCTGCGGTAAACAAACTTGCTTACGGCATTCCTCATTTTTGTCTAAGACATCGGTTAAGTCGGCGCGTATCTAAATCTCTCGTATAATATATTTTCGACGACAGTAAGCGGAGTAGACTAGACTGCGGAACTCCGCAGTCAACAAGGTGATGGAGCGGAACTCCGCCCGGCCATGGCAAGCATGATGCTTCCACCTAGATTGTCTTCAGACTGATTTTCCGTAACCTACCGTCGTTGAAGCTGTATAAGAGCTGAGATCAGAGCGCCTTCGAATTTCTCCCTCATCATTCTAGCCTCAGACATTCTCATCTCCCAACCAATCAATCTTCCACTCAATTCCCCAAAATGTCCACCTCCCTATCCTCCACCCTTCCCCTAGCCCAATGGGTCGAAAACTGGAACcaactcgtcttcttccaacCCGACGACAACCTCTCTTCCCAAACCCTCTCCGAAACCGTCGATCCAAATTTCACAGTAAAGTACGCCTCCATCCCTCTTTCCCATCCACCACCATCTCCCTCGTTCAATTCCAAATCCTCACACTTCATAGAATCAACCACACGACCCACGACATCAACGGCCTAAAAGCCGGCGTCCAATGGGTTCGATCAagcttttctactactttgaATAGTAATGAAGAATTAATTCATTGGATTGCACCAGATGGAATCGGAGGGGCGGTGGTTCATAAGACCGTTTTTACTTCGAAGGAGGTGGCGTCGGGGAAGACGACTAAAAAGACGAGTTTAGTTACGACGATCGTGAAAAATGTTGATGGGAAGAGGGTTTTGGCGgagttggtggaggtggaggttgaggaggaggaataAGTAGAGAGGTTGGAGGGAAGGAGGTGTGGGAGGTCGTAAGCGCAGCGAAAGTCTGCGATGCAGTCAGTATCTGCGTACGCATCCGACTGCTTGTTCACCATTCTGCATATCGTACGCGGGCCACATCTGCAAAAGACATTGCAATTGAGTGGGCTATCAACCACACTTTCCCTTTTCCGTTCGTTCGTTTCCTCCCATTCTATGCACATATGCAACAAATTTCGTCCGTCACATCATACACATAAATTCGGTCTTTCCAAAATCGCACGCCACCCATATGCACAGTCTTTGGCAAATTTCGTCCATGAATCGCCTGAACGCCACGCTCAAATTAAATCAAATCAAGTACTTCGTGCTTCATTCGACGTCGAAGCATTCGCAGCATTCTCTCGTGCAGGTTCTTCCGTTACGGTTTCCGGCTCTCCAGTACGTCGTGTTCGGATCCTGAAGAGATCACGAtatcttcgtcgtctgctGGTCTCCTCCTCGGCTTGCGTCCCACTCGTGACAGAAGCTTGTCTCTGTGCTTCAGCTGTCGCGGCAGCATTCTCTCGATACCTGCGCAGCGCTGCAACACGTTCTTCGCGTGACATGCGCTCCGGTCTCGCCACGCCAAGGATACCCAACATGATGCTCCTACGCACTCTCGCTCCGCGACTACCCTCGCCGTTCTCCAAAGGCGGCGCGAGTCCTTCTCGGTTGGCATCTTGAGCGATTGGATTTCCGTGTTCGTCTACCTCGGCGTCTTCAGCGGCCTCTGGAGGTCGCAAGTCGATTCGACAAAGCGGACATGTCCCGCTAACGTTCAACAACCAAGGATCGATGCAAGCAGGATGGAAGCGATGGTCGCATGGCAATACTCGttgatcttctccaacttcaaAGTCTTCGGTACATATACTGCAACCTTGGTTCGAGCTTTCATCAGGTGTCGCAGAAGCGCTGCGTTCCGTTGTGTTGTCAGCAGGCGCAATGCCACCTGCAGCAGTAGCGGTGCCAGACGTCATCTCCGGTGTTGTGCTGTTTCCAGCCCCGTTGCCTGTGGCATCCGTTGTGTCTCGAGCAGTCGTCGTCTGATCGCCTACGTATTCCACTGGACCGTGCTGCTGCCCGTTCTCGAGTTCAATATCCGTCGGCTTTGCGACAGTCTGCTCTCCACCTGTTCGATCGCCCACTTTGACGATAGGCAGGGAGTCGAGCATGGCTCTCGCAAGGCCTCGTGCACGAGTCTGTCGCGTGCGACCAATAACATTGCGTGGTCCGTATCGTTCTGGATGTCGATGGGCTCGAATGGCTCccgtgatgatgatgcagagaAATAGTGCGGTGATGACGCCGGTGATTGAGTAGAGGATGATCATGGCTACAGCAGTACTCGGCGACGGTCCTAGTGGATTCGAAGGATTGGAGTTGTTATTGGAGTTCGACCCCCCCGACGTGCCATTGTTAAGGGCCTGTCTGGTGCCCAAGACGGCCCAGGCCTGTGTGTCCCCAGCGACCGACAACATCTCTTTCGAGTTATCCGAGCTTTCGAGTGTGAAGATGTTCTGGTAAGTGCCAAAGTCGCTTCCGTTGCAAGTCTGAGCAGAAGTGGAGTATAAGACTACGGCAGTGGCATTCTGGGCTCTCGCAGCATTGAATACTTCTTCCGGTCCGAGGTTGCTGGTCGATGGATCGCAGGATATGAGCGCGATCGAGTCAGTCCTAATGGTAAGAGAGTTCTGATTGTTCGCGAGGATGATATCACCAGAGAGGGCGGTAGACTATAAGCGCAGGAATGATCCTTGATCAGCAATGCCTCACTCGCCGCGCGAAACCAAGAACTAGtggggatgaggatgagtgaACACGTACTGTAATGCTCTCTGCTGCCGCTTGTGTCAGCGGATTCACTGGGAAGACGGCGGCAGGAGGCGCCGACTGGCCCGATTGCTGCTGGTTCCAGATGCCCAAGAGGATGCCGTCACGATGGAAGGTGGAGTTCTGGGCAGTGTCGAGCGGTGTCAGCGTCTGCGCGGAAGCGGcggaaagcagcagcaatgcctGCCATGGTGCGAAGTGCATGCTGGGGCGGGTGGTGTCGCGAGCGCCAACCTGTGACAGGTACGGCGTCAGAGGAGCGCGTGGCGGTGCCTGGTTTTGTGCGACGGCTCA
It contains:
- the DHG2_1 gene encoding L-rhamnose-1-dehydrogenase; the protein is MSQLLAGKVAAITGGVTGIGRAIAIEFLRQGASVTVNHLGDASSQQHFESLQQEVPDKSKLLGISGDIGLKETGTTLVNATVEKFGQLNIFVANAGVSQFRDFLTLDEETLSSHLHTNILGTFLSTQAAANQMVQQNTGGSIIGISSISAHLGGAQQVHYTPTKAAVLSMMQSQACALGKFGIRCNALLPGTTRTQLAAGDLANAEKLKYLENRTPLGRVAEPEDMAGTAVFLASDLSKFVSGAQVTVDGGLSISLQ